GCGCTGGTCTTCGTCGGCGCCTACATCCCCTACCTCGGCGCCTTCGTGTCCGGCGCGGTCGCGGTGCTGGTCGCGCTCGCCGACCGTGGCTTCGTGATCGCGCTGTGGGCGCTCGGCGCGGTGCTGGCCGTGCAGCTGCTGGAGGGGCACGTGCTCCAGCCGGTCATCCAGAGCCGCACCGTGCAGATGCATCCGGCGGTGGTGATGGTCACGATCACCGCGGGCGCGTCCGTCGCCGGGATCCTCGGGATGCTGCTCGCCGTACCGCTGACCGCGGCCGCGTTCGGAGTCGTCCACGAGCTGCGGGACCGCTACGCCGCCTCCGCCCCCTCGGACTCGTAGAGCTCGAACCAGATGCTCTTGCCCTCGCCGCGCGGGTCGACGCCCCAGGCGTGCGCCAGCAGTTCGATCAGCATCAGACCGCGCCCGGAGGACGCCAGCTCGCCGGGCCGCCGCTTGTGCGGCAGGTCGTCGCCGGCGTCGGTGACCTCGACCCGCATCCGCCGGTCGCCGCCCTCCCCGGTGACCTCGGCGACCAGCAGCGCGTCGGCGTCGGTGTGCACGAGGACGTTGGTCAGCATCTCGGACAGCAGCAGCACCGCCGAGTCGACCTGGTCGGCCGACGCCCAGTCGTGGAGGAGTTCGCGCAGCAGCCGGCGGGCGGCGGCGACCTTCTCCGGCTCGGCCTGGGCGACGGTCAGCATGGTGCGCCGTACCGTCGGGCGGGCGGTGACCGGGCCGCCGCAGCCCTCGCCCGGCCGGCACAGCAGCAGGACGGCGATGTCGTCCTCCCGGCGGTCGGCGAGCGGGCCGGGGGTGTGGTGGGAGGAGGGGCCGTGCACCGCCTGGACCAGGGCGTCGGCCAGTTCCTCCAGGTCGCCGGTGTGCTGCTCCAGGGTGGCGCGGATGCGTTTCCAGCCGGTCTCCAGGTCGTGGCCGCCGGTCTCGATCAGCCCGTCGGTGCAGATCAGCATGGTCTCACCGGGTTCCAGGACGAGCCGGGTGGTGGGGTAGTCGGCGTCCGGGTCGATGCCGAGCGGCAGCCCGCCGGCGGTGGGCCGGGTGAGGACCGTGCCGTCGGCCATCCGGATCGCCGGGTCGGGGTGCCCGGCACGGGCGATCTCCAGCACCCCGGACAGCGGGTCCGCCTCGACGTAGAGGCAGGTCGCGAAGCGCAGCTCGCCGGGATCGTCGGCCGCCGCGCACATGCCGTGCAGGAAGCGGGAGGCGCGGGAGAGGACCGCGTCGGGCCGGTGGCCCTCCGAGGCGTAGGCGCGCAGCGCTATCCGCAGCTGGCCCATCAGGCCGGCCGCGCGCACATCGTGCCCCTGCACGTCGCCGATGGTCAGCGCGAACCGGCCGGACGGCAGCGGGATCATGTCGTACCAGTCGCCGCCGACCTGGAGCCCGCCGCCGGTCGGCACATAGCGGGCGGCCAGCCTCATGCCGGGAATCTCGGGGCCCAGCGTGGGCAGCATGGAGCGCTGGAGGCCGTCGGTCAGCTCCCGCTGGGTCTCGGCGGCACCGGCCCGGGACAGGGCCTGGGCGAGCATCCGGGCCACGGTGGTCAGCACCGACCGCTCGTCGGGGGTGAACCGCACCGGGTAGGCGAACCCCGCCATCCAGGCGCCCATGGTGCGCCCGGCCACGGTCAGCGGCAGGAACGCCCACGACCGGCGGCCGAACTGCTCGGCGAGCGGCCAGGTGAGCGGGTAGCGCTCCTTGTACTGCTGGGGCGAGGACAGGTAGACCGCGCGGCCGGTGCGCACCACCTCCGCCGCCGGGTAGTCGGTGTCGAGGGACATGTCCGTGAAGCGGCTCTCGTCGCCCGGCTCGTGCCCGTGGTGGCCGATGATCGTCAGCCGGTCGCCCTGCACGCCGAAGACGGCCAGCCCGTCCGGCGAGAAGCCCGGCATGGCCAGTCCGGCGGCGACCCGCAGCACCTCCTCGGTGGACCGCGCCTCGGCCAGCGCCCGGCCCGCGTCCAGCAGGAACGCCTCCCGGGAGCGCCGCCAGTCGCCGGTGACCGCGTTGCGCCCCGCGGGGGTGCCCGGGGAGGGCTCGGTCACCTCCTGGAGGGTGCCGATCAGCTCGTAGGCCCGGCGCTCGGGGTCGAAGGACGGCCTCATCCGGCTGCGGGTCAGCCGGATGACCCGGCCGCGCTCGTCCATGATCCGTACCCGCACCTCGGCGAGGGTGCCCTCCGCGGTGGCCAGGCCGACGACGCTGACGATCTCGTTCCAGTCGACCGGGTGCAGCCGGGAGCGCACCTGGGCCTCCGTGAGGGTGACCGGTTCCGGGGGCAGCCCGAGCAGCCGAGCGGCCTCGGCGTCCACCGTGACCCTGCTCGTGTCCGTGTCCCACTGCCACAGGCCGGTCGCGAGGGCGGCGAGGACCTGTCCCACGGCGGGCAGCGGCTCAGCAGTGCGCATTGCCCCACTTTAGGAAAAGGTGTTCGGAACGTGCCACCGATGGACGGCGCCGGCAATCGGGCCGGGCGATCCCGGCATGGCCGGTACCCTGGGAAAGTCCGGGCACCGGGCCCCGGAGATTCCCGATCCGCGAAGACTGGATGAACGACGATGCATCGGTACAGGTCCCACACCTGCGGCGAGCTCCGCGCCTCTGACGTCGGCACCGACGTCCGGCTGAGTGGCTGGCTGCACAATCGGCGCGACCTGGGCGGCATCCTCTTCATCGACCTGCGCGACCACTACGGCATCACGCAGCTGGTCGCCCGTCCCGGCACCCCCGCCTACGAGGCGCTGGACAAGGTCTCCAAGGAGTCCACGGTCCGCGTCGACGGCAAGGTCGTCTCACGCGGCACCGAGAACGTGAACCCGGACCTGCCCACCGGTGAGGTCGAGGTCGAGGTCGGCGAGGTCGAGCTGCTCGGCGCCGCCGCCCCGCTGCCCTTCACGATCAACACCGAGGACGGCGTCAACGAGGAGCGCCGCCTGGAGCACCGCTTCCTCGACCTGCGGCGCGAGCGCATGCACCGCAACATCATGCTGCGCACGGCGGTCATCTCCGCCATCCGGCACAAGATGACCGCGCTGGGCTTCAACGAGATGGCGACGCCGATCCTGTCCGCGACCTCCCCCGAGGGCGCCCGCGACTTCGTCGTCCCCTCCCGCCTGCACCCGGGCAAGTTCTACGCCCTCCCGCAGGCGCCCCAGCAGTTCAAGCAGCTGCTGATGATCTCCGGCTTCGACCGCTACTTCCAGATCGCGCCCTGCTTCCGCGACGAGGACGCCCGCGCCGACCGCTCGCCGGGCGAGTTCTACCAGCTCGACGTCGAGATGAGCTTCGTCGAGCAGGAGGACGTCTTCCAGCCGATCGAGAAGCTCATGACCGAGCTGTTCACCGAGTTCGGCGGGGGCCGTGAGGTCACCTCCCCGTTCCCGCGGATCCCGTTCCGCGAGGCGATGCTGAAGTACGGCTCCGACAAGCCGGACCTGCGCGCCAAGCTGGAGCTGGTCGACATCACGGACGTCTTCGAGGCGTCCGAGTTCAAGGCGTTCGCCGGCAAGCACGTGCGCGCGCTGCCGGTCCCGGCCGTCCAGGACCAGCCCCGGAAGTTCTTCGACCAGCTCGGCGACTTCGCGGTGACGCTCGGCGCCAAGGGCCTGGCCTGGGTGCGCGTGGGCGAGGACGGCCAGCTCTCCGGCCCGATCGCCAAGTTCCTCACCGAGGAGAACGTCAAGGTCCTCACCGAGCGCCTCGGCCTGGAGGCCGGTCACGCCGTGTTCTTCGGCGCCGGCGAGTTCGACGAGGTCTCCAAGATCATGGGCGCGGTGCGGGTCGAGGCCGCCAAGCGGGCCGGGCACTTCGAGGAGAACGTCTTCCGCTTCTGCTGGATCGTCGACTTCCCGATGTACGAGAAGGACGAGGAGACCGGCGCGATCGACTTCTCGCACAACCCGTTCTCCATGCCGCAGGGCGGCCTGGAGGCCCTGGAGACCCAGGACCCGCTGGACATCCTCGGCTGGCAGTACGACATCGTCTGCAACGGTGTCGAGCTGTCCTCCGGCGCGATCCGCAACCACGACCCGGAGATCATGCTCAAGGCCTTCGAGATCGCGGGCTACGACCGGGACACCGTGGAGGAGAAGTTCGCGGGCATGCTCCGCGCCTTCCGCTTCGGCGCCCCGCCGCACGGCGGCATCGCCCCGGGCGTCGACCGCATCGTCATGCTCCTCGCGGACGAGCCCAACATCCGCGAGACCATCGCCTTCCCGCTCAACGGCAACGCCCAGGACCTGATGATGGGCGCGCCGACCGAGCTGGAGGAGGCGCGGCTGAAGGAGCTGCACCTGTCGGTGCGCAAGCCGCAGCCCAAGTAGTCCGTCCGACGGAAGGGCCCGGAACCGAGCGAGGTTCCGGGCCCTTCCGTGTGTGCGGCGGTGCCGCCGGTCCGTGTCAGAGGAGCCTGAGCAGGCCCTTGCCGCCCAGCCAGCCGTCGGTTTGTGCCATGCCGAGTGTTTCCAGGGTGAAGACGCGGCTGCCGGTGCCGGTCGGGCGGGAGGTGCCGCCGGGCAGTGTGAAGACTGCGCCGTTGCCGTTGTTCTCGCCGGCCGCGCCGATGATGAGTTCCGGCCTGCCGTCGCGGTTCAGGTCGCCGGCGGAGAGCGTGGTGCCGAAGAAGTCGCCGGTCTCGTTGCTGCTGGGGATGGCGGTGGTGTCCTGGTGGTAGGAGTAGCCGCCGGTGCCGAGGGCGCCCGAGCGGCGGCCGGGGATCACGGTGACGGTGCCGGTGCGTTCCGCCGTGCCGACGGCCTCGTACGGTGCGCCGATCACGATCTCGGCGGCGCCGTCCCGGTTGAGGTCGGCCACGGTGAGGGCGGCGCCGAAGGTGTCGCCCTTCTCGCCGGTGCCGGGGACGCCCGTGGTTTCCTGGGTGATCACTTCGGGGATCTGCGTGTGGGTGATGCCGTTCTTCGAGCCGCGGTAGACGAGCACGCGTCCGCCGGTCTCGCCGTCGATGCCCGGTGTCACGGGTTCCAGGGGGTCGCCGACCACGAGGTCGGCGTAGCCGTCGCCGTTGACGTCTCCGGTGGCGGCGATCAGCCCGTTGCCGTTCTTCAGCGGCCCGGTCCACGTCGCGGTGCCGCCGTGGTTGACCATGATCGGGCTGCCGCTCAGCTCGGGCCGGAGCGCGCCGAAAGCCACCTGGTCGGGGCTGCCGCTGCGGTTGAAGTCACCGAGCGCAACCGAGCCGACGGCGTTGTCGGTCCGGGTTTGGACCTGTGAACCGACGGAACCGCCGCTGGTGAACGGGCCCTTGAAGACGGTCGTCCACCGGGCGCCGCCGATGAGGATCTTGGTCTTCGAGCCCGACCCCATGCTGAGCGCGGCCACGTCGAGGCCGTTGTCGTCCTCGTACGACGACGACAGCGGCAGCCTGGTGCCCTTCGCCAGACCGTTCCTGCTTCCCCAGATCACGGTGACCTGCCGCTCCGCGATGCTGTCCGGTGAGCCGACGACCAGGTCGGCGTATCCGTCACGGTTCAGGTCGGCCGTCGCCGTGGTGGTGCCGAACCGGTCCCGCTCGAACGGGTGCCCGGGGATACTGGGCGTCGCCTCCGTGATCGTCTGCCGCCGGCTCTTCGCCGAGACGCCGTTCGCCGAGCCGTACAGCACGACGACGGCCCCCGCCTGCGGGGCGTTGCCGTACTCCTCGACAGCGGCCCCCGGCACCGGCAGCACCAGGTCGCGGTAGCCGTCGCCGTTGAAGTCCCCCGGTACCGCTCCGTGCACGGCGGCGGCCGGCGCGGCGGGCAGCAGCGTTCCCGCGATCACCGCGGCGGCCGCGACCACTGCCGCACTCCCTCTGCGCATGTAAGTCCCCTTCCTCGACACACGGTCGAAGAAGGGGACCTCTCAGCACCGCGCAGGGTTGTAGCCCTCGGGTCAGATGATCCAGAACAGTCCGAAGCCGCCCAGCCAGCCCTCGTACCACTGGGGCATGCCCAGCGAGTCCAGAGTGAAGGCGCGGCTGCCGGTCCCGGTGGGCCGCTTGCTGCCGCCGGGCATCATGAACACCGCGCCGTTGTAGTGGTTCTCGCAGGCCGCGCCGATGAACAGCTCCGGCCTGCCGTCCCGGTTCACGTCCCCGGCCGACACGGTCGCACCGAAGCAGTCCCGGGTCTCGTTCACGCTGGGCACGCCGGGGGTGTCCTGGTGGAAGGTGTACCCGCCCGCGCCGAGCGGGCCCGAGCGGCGGCCGGGTATCACGGTGACCATGCCCGTACGCCGCACCTCGCCGACCGCCTCGTAGGGCGCGCCGACGACGAGGTCCGCGAGGCCGTCCCGGTTCAGGTCGGCGACCGCGAGGCCCGCGCCGAAGGTGTCGCCCTTCTCGCCCGTGCCGGGCACGCCCGCGGTGTCCTGGCTGATCACCTCGGGCTGCGCGTCCGGCGTGATGCCGTGCGCGGAGCCGCGCCAGATCAGCACCCGGCCGCCCAGTTCGCCGTCGACGCCCGGGGTCCAGGGCGTCAGCGGGTCGCCCACCACCAGGTCGGTGTAGCCGTCGCCGTTGACGTCACCGGTCGCGGCGATGAAGCCGTTGCCCTTCTCCAGCACCGTCCCGGTGGGGGCACCGGTCTGGTTCAGCCGGATGTCGCTGCCGGTGACGTCGGTCCGGCGGGCGCCGAAGTCCACCTGGTCGGGCGTGCCGTCCCGGTCGAAGTCGCCCAGGGCCACCGATCCGACCAGGCCGTACTCGTGCGGGGTCTGCACCGCCGAGCCGTAGCTGCCGGAGCTGCTGAAGGGACCCCTGAAGACGACGGTCCCGAGGTCCGAGCCGACCATCACCTGGGTCTTCGCGCCGGGTCCGGTGCTGAGCGCCGCCACGTCCGTGCCGTAGGACTCGGTGTAGGACGGCGCGGCCAGCAGGGTGCCCTTGCGCAGGCCGTCCTTGCTGCCCCACATCACCGTGACGGTCCCCGCGCGGGAGCCGCCCCAGGGGGCGCTGATCACCAGGTCGGCGTAGCCGTCGCGGTTGAGGTCGGCGGTGGCGGTGGAGGTGCCGAAGCCGCGCGAGTTGTCGACCGGCGCCGGGACGCCGGGCGAGTTCTGGCTGATGACCTGGCGCCGGCTCCCCGACACCCCGGACGAGGAGCCGTACAGCACGACGACGGCGCCCGCCCGGTGCTTGTCACCGAGGTCCGCGCCGGGTATCGGCAGTACCGCGTCGCGGTAGCCGTCCCCGTTGAAGTCGCCGGGTGCCGCCGCGTGGACGGCCGTGGCGGGGGCGGCCGGTGCCAGCAGCCCCGCGATCAGTCCGGCGGCCACCAGGGCGGCCGCCTTCCATCTGCCCATGTCTGTCCCCTTTCCCCACGCACTGTTGGAGAAGGGGACATGTCACGGCCTCAGTTGGTTGTACCGTCACCGGCGTCGAGGAGCCTGAGCAGGCCCTTGCCGCCCAGCCAGCCGTCGGTCTGGGCCATGCCGAGTGTTTCCAGGGTGAAGACGCGGCTGCCGGTGCCGGTCGGGCGGGAGGTGCCGCCGGGCAGTGTGAAGACTGCGCCGTTGCCGTTGTTCTCGCCGGCCGCGCCGATGATGAGTTCCGGCCTGCCGTCGCGGTTCAGGTCGCCGGCGGAGAGCGTGGTGCCGAAGAAGTCGCCGGTCTCGTTGCTGCTGGGGATGGCGGTGGTGTCCTGGTGGTAGGAGTAGCCGCCGGTGCCGAGGGCGCCCGAGCGCCGGCCGGGGATCACGGTGACGGTGCCGGTGCGCTCGGTCGTGCCGACGGCCTCGTACGGCGCGCCGATCACGATCTCGGCGGCGCCGTCCCGGTTGAGGTCGGCCACGGTGAGGGCGGCGCCGAAGGTGTCGCCCTTCTCGCCGGTGCCGGGGACGCCCGTGGTTTCCTGGGTGATCACTTCGGGGATCTGCGTGTGGGTGATGCCGTTCTTCGAGCCGCGGTAGACGAGCACGCGGCCTCCGGTCTCGCCGTCGATGCCCGGTGTCACGGGTTCGAGCGGGTCGCCGACCACGAGGTCGGTGTAGCCGTCGCCGTTGACGTCTCCGGTGGCGGCGATCAGTCCGTTGCCGTTCTTCAGCGGCCCGGTCCACGTCGCGGTGCCGCCGTGGTTGACCATGATCGGGCTGCCGCTCAGCTCGGGCCGGAGCGCTCCGAAGGCCACCTGGTCGGGGCTGCCGCTGCGGTTGAAGTCACCGAGCGCCACCGAGCCGACGGAGCCGTCGGTCCGGGTCTCGACGCTCGATCCGAACGAGCCGTCCTTGGCGAACGGGCCCTTGTAGACGGTCGTCCACACGTCGGCGCCGACCAGGATCTTGGTCCTGGAGCCGGCTCCCAGGCCGGCCGCGGCCAGGTCGAGGCCGTAGTCGCCCTGGTGCAGGTTCTGCGGCAGCCGGGTGCCCTTGGTCAGGCCGTCCCTGCTTCCCCAGAGGACCGTGACCTGCTCGTGCGCTTCGCTGTGCGGGGAGCCTACGACCAGGTCGGCGTATCCGTCGCGGTTCAGGTCGGCCGTCGCCGTGGTGGTGCCGAACCGGTCCCAGGCGTCCAGGCGCCCGGGAACGCCGGGCGAGTCCTCGGTGATGGTCTGTCGCCGGCTGACCGAGGAGACACCCCGGGACGAGCCGTACACCACGACGACGGCACCCGCCCATTGGGCGCCCTGGAGGCTCGCACCCGGCACCGGCAGCACCAGGTCCCGGTACCCGTCGCCGTTGAAGTCCCCCGGTACCGCCCCGTGCACGGCGGCGGCCGGCATGGCCGGCACCATCGTCCCCGCGATCACCGCGGCGGCCACGACCGCGGCCGCGCTCCCTCTGCGCATGGGTGTCCCCCTTCGTCGACGCATGATCGAGAAAGGGGACCACTCAGCGTCCCGGAGGGTTGTACGGGCTCACAGCGCGCCGCTCAGCGGGCGACGAACTGGGTGAGGATCGCCTGGACCTCGTAGATGTCGACGCCCTTGGTGAAGGTCTTGGTGATCGGCATCTGGCTGCCGGAGAGCCAGATCTTCAGCTCGGCGTCGAGGTCGAAGGTGCCGGCGGTCTCCACCGCGAAGTGGGTGATGCTGCGGTAGGGGATCGAGTGGTACTCGGTCTTCTTGCCGGTGATGCCCTGCTTGTCGACCAGGATCAGCCGGCGGTCGGTGAACAGGATGGTGTCGCGGATCAGCAGGTAGGCGGCGTGCACCTGCTCGCCGTGGCCCAGCAGCCGGGCGTAGTCCTGGGACGCCTGCGCCGGGTCGATGGCGTGCGCGTTGCCGAAAAGAGCCATGAAAGTGGACCCCCCACTCGGATGTCACACGAAGGGCTTCATGTGATCTTGGCCAGATATACCTGGTGAGTGAGGGGTCCGAGAAGGGCTGTTACGCGGCTGTTTCCCCGCCGAAGCGCTCCTTGTACGCGGCCAGGTCGTCATCCGTCAGCTTGGCGAACAGGACCGGCGGGACGGTGAAGGGCGTGCCGGCCGGGACCGAGGCCAGCGCCTTCGCCTCCTCCTGGGCGACCCAGGTGGCGGTGTCGCCGGTGAGGGAGAAGGCCTGGCGCATCGCCGCGGAGGTGGCCGGGATGAAGGGCTCGGAGACCACCGCGTACAGGTGGATGAGGTTCATCGCCGTGCGCAGGGTGAGCGCCGCGCCGTCCTTGTTCGTCTTGATCTCCAGCCAGGGGGCCTTCTCCTCCAGGTAGGAGTTGCCCGCGGACCACAGGGCGCGCAGCGCGGCGGCGGCCTTGCGGAACTGGAGGGCCTCCATCTGCTGCTCGTACTCGGCGAGCAGCCGGGCGATCTCCTCGCCGAGGCGCGCCTCCGCCTCGCCGGGCTCGCCGCCCGCCGGGACCTCCTCGCCGAAGCGCTTCCTGGAGAAGGACAGGACGCGGTTGACGAAGTTGCCGAGGGTGTCGGCGAGGTCCTTGTTCACCGTGGCGGTGAAGTGCTCCCAGGTGAACGAGGAGTCGTCGGACTCGGGGGCGTTGGCGATCAGGAAGTAGCGCCAGTAGTCGGCCGGGAGGATGTCCAGCGCCTGGTCGGTGAAGACGCCGCGCTTCTGCGAGGTGGAGAACTTCCCGCCGTAGTACGTCAGCCAGTTGAAGGCCTTGACGTAGTCGACCATCTTCCACGGCTCGCGCACGCCGAGCTCGGTCGCCGGGAACATCACCGTGTGGAACGGGACGTTGTCCTTCGCCATGAACTCGGTGTAGCGGACGGGGTTCTCACCGGAGTCCGCCTCGTACCACCACGACTTCCAGTCCCGGTTCTCCGGGTCCTGGTCCGCCCACTCCTTCGTCGCGCCGATGTACTCGATCGGGGCGTCGAACCAGACGTAGAAGACCTTGCCCTCCGCCGCCAGCTCCGGCCAGGTGTCCGCCGGGACCGGGACACCCCAGTCCAGGTCACGGGTGATGGCGCGGTCGTGCAGGCCCTCGTTCAGCCACTTGCGGGCGATGGAGGAGGCGAGCTGCGGCCAGTCGTCCTCGTGGCGGGCCACCCAGGCCTCGACCTCGTGCTGGAGCTTGGACTGGAGGAGGAAGAGGTGCTTGGTCTCGCGGACCTCCAGGTCCGTGGAGCCGGAGATCGCGGAGCGGGGGTTCAGCAGGTCGGTGGGGTCGAGGACCCGGGTGCAGTTCTCGCACTGGTCGCCGCGCGCCTTGTCGTAGCCGCAGTGCGGGCAGGTGCCCTCGACGTAGCGGTCGGGGAGGAAGCGGCCGTCGGCGGGCGAGTACACCTGGCGGATCGCCCGCTCCTCGATGAAGCCGTTCTCGTTCAGCTTGCGGGCGAAGTGCTGGGTGATCTCGACGTTCTGCTTGCTGGAGCTGCGGCCGAAGTAATCGAACGCGAGTGCGAAACCGTCGTAGACGGCCTTCTGGGCGTCATGGGCCTGCGCGCAGAACTCCGCCACCGGCAGGCCCTGCTCCTTGGCCGCCAGCTCCGCCGGGGTGCCGTGCTCGTCCGTCGCGCAGATGTACAGGACGTCGTGGCCGCGCTGGCGGAGGTACCGGGAGTACACGTCCGCCGGGAGCATGGACCCCACCATGTTGCCCAGGTGCTTGATCCCGTTGATGTACGGAAGGGCGCTGGTGATGAGGTGTCGAGCCATGGCTTGGCTGCTCCCGGGTCGGTTGTTTTGCGAACCTTGAAATCGTAGCCGAGACGGGTGGGCCGCCCGCTTCCCGTTCTGAGGGGTGGGAAGGGGCGGCCCGTCCGTTCAGTCACTCCCTACGGGCGCCAGTTCGCCAGGACGCCCTCGTACAGCTCGGTGTCCGTCAGCTCGCGCGGGGTCGGGCCCGCGTGGAAGAAGGACGTGTTGTCGCCCTTCAGCTTGCGGAGGTAGTCGAACGCCTTGTTGTCATGCTCGCCGAAGGCGACGAAGGCGAAGTGGACGTGGGGGTGGGTCTCCGCGGCCGAGGCCAGCGCCTGGGTGGCCGGGGTCTTCGCGTCCGGGGCCCCGTCCGTCTGGAAGACCACCAGGGCCGGGGTGCCCGGGGCGGCCGTCCTGTCGTGGTGCGCGAGGACCTCCTCCACGGCCACGTGGTAACTGGTACGGCCCATGCGGCCGAGCGTGGCGTGCAGCTCGTCGATCTTGTTCTCGTGGTCGGCGAGGGTCAGCTCGCCGGTGCCGTCCAGCTCCGTGGAGAAGAACGTCACGTGGACCGTGGCCTCGGGGTCGAGGTGCGCCGCGAGGGCGAGGGTCTGCTCGGCGAGGGCCTGGGCGGAGCCGTCCTTGTAGTACGGGCGCATGGACGCGGAGCGGTCCAGGACCAGGTAGAGCCTGGCCCGGGTGCCGGTGAGGCCGGCTTTTCTCAAGGTGGTGGTCGCGGCCTTGTAGGCCGTGGTGAGGCCGGGGGCGCGGGACTTCACCCGGGTGAGGGGGATCGCGGGGGCGGGCTTGGCCTCGGCGTCCGCGTTGCCGCGGGGGGTGTCGGCGGCTGAGGGTGCGGCCTCGGCGTCCGCGCTGCCGCGGGCTGAGGGTGCGGCCTCGGCTTCGCCTTCGACCGGGGTGTTCCCACCCGCACCACCCGTGCCGCTTTCGTCGTCGGGTGCGGGTGGCCCCTGTGGGGGTTCCTCGCCGTCGGCGGCCGCGGGCTCCGGGGTGGCGGCCACCTCCGGCTCCGGCTCGGGCTCGGCCTCTGCCTCCGGCTGCGCCTCGGCCTTCGCCGTGGGCGTCGCTTCAGGTTCGGGGGTCGGCTCGGGCTCGGGCTCGGAGGCGGTGTCGGTTTCCGCCTCTGCCTTCGGCTCCGTCTCCGTCTCCGGTTCCGATGCAGTCTGCTCCACCGGCTCGGGCTCGGGCTCGGGCTCGGACTCCGTTGCCTGGGCCGGCTCCGGGTCGGGCTTCGCCTCCTGCTCGGGGGCGGGCTCCGGCTCGGGGGCGGGCTTCGCCTCCGGCTCCTGCTCGCGGTCCGGCTCGGGCTTCGCCTCC
Above is a genomic segment from Streptomyces glaucescens containing:
- a CDS encoding PH domain-containing protein, with translation MALFGNAHAIDPAQASQDYARLLGHGEQVHAAYLLIRDTILFTDRRLILVDKQGITGKKTEYHSIPYRSITHFAVETAGTFDLDAELKIWLSGSQMPITKTFTKGVDIYEVQAILTQFVAR
- the aspS gene encoding aspartate--tRNA ligase, coding for MHRYRSHTCGELRASDVGTDVRLSGWLHNRRDLGGILFIDLRDHYGITQLVARPGTPAYEALDKVSKESTVRVDGKVVSRGTENVNPDLPTGEVEVEVGEVELLGAAAPLPFTINTEDGVNEERRLEHRFLDLRRERMHRNIMLRTAVISAIRHKMTALGFNEMATPILSATSPEGARDFVVPSRLHPGKFYALPQAPQQFKQLLMISGFDRYFQIAPCFRDEDARADRSPGEFYQLDVEMSFVEQEDVFQPIEKLMTELFTEFGGGREVTSPFPRIPFREAMLKYGSDKPDLRAKLELVDITDVFEASEFKAFAGKHVRALPVPAVQDQPRKFFDQLGDFAVTLGAKGLAWVRVGEDGQLSGPIAKFLTEENVKVLTERLGLEAGHAVFFGAGEFDEVSKIMGAVRVEAAKRAGHFEENVFRFCWIVDFPMYEKDEETGAIDFSHNPFSMPQGGLEALETQDPLDILGWQYDIVCNGVELSSGAIRNHDPEIMLKAFEIAGYDRDTVEEKFAGMLRAFRFGAPPHGGIAPGVDRIVMLLADEPNIRETIAFPLNGNAQDLMMGAPTELEEARLKELHLSVRKPQPK
- a CDS encoding SpoIIE family protein phosphatase translates to MRTAEPLPAVGQVLAALATGLWQWDTDTSRVTVDAEAARLLGLPPEPVTLTEAQVRSRLHPVDWNEIVSVVGLATAEGTLAEVRVRIMDERGRVIRLTRSRMRPSFDPERRAYELIGTLQEVTEPSPGTPAGRNAVTGDWRRSREAFLLDAGRALAEARSTEEVLRVAAGLAMPGFSPDGLAVFGVQGDRLTIIGHHGHEPGDESRFTDMSLDTDYPAAEVVRTGRAVYLSSPQQYKERYPLTWPLAEQFGRRSWAFLPLTVAGRTMGAWMAGFAYPVRFTPDERSVLTTVARMLAQALSRAGAAETQRELTDGLQRSMLPTLGPEIPGMRLAARYVPTGGGLQVGGDWYDMIPLPSGRFALTIGDVQGHDVRAAGLMGQLRIALRAYASEGHRPDAVLSRASRFLHGMCAAADDPGELRFATCLYVEADPLSGVLEIARAGHPDPAIRMADGTVLTRPTAGGLPLGIDPDADYPTTRLVLEPGETMLICTDGLIETGGHDLETGWKRIRATLEQHTGDLEELADALVQAVHGPSSHHTPGPLADRREDDIAVLLLCRPGEGCGGPVTARPTVRRTMLTVAQAEPEKVAAARRLLRELLHDWASADQVDSAVLLLSEMLTNVLVHTDADALLVAEVTGEGGDRRMRVEVTDAGDDLPHKRRPGELASSGRGLMLIELLAHAWGVDPRGEGKSIWFELYESEGAEAA
- a CDS encoding FG-GAP-like repeat-containing protein — encoded protein: MRRGSAAAVVAAAVIAGTMVPAMPAAAVHGAVPGDFNGDGYRDLVLPVPGASLQGAQWAGAVVVVYGSSRGVSSVSRRQTITEDSPGVPGRLDAWDRFGTTTATADLNRDGYADLVVGSPHSEAHEQVTVLWGSRDGLTKGTRLPQNLHQGDYGLDLAAAGLGAGSRTKILVGADVWTTVYKGPFAKDGSFGSSVETRTDGSVGSVALGDFNRSGSPDQVAFGALRPELSGSPIMVNHGGTATWTGPLKNGNGLIAATGDVNGDGYTDLVVGDPLEPVTPGIDGETGGRVLVYRGSKNGITHTQIPEVITQETTGVPGTGEKGDTFGAALTVADLNRDGAAEIVIGAPYEAVGTTERTGTVTVIPGRRSGALGTGGYSYHQDTTAIPSSNETGDFFGTTLSAGDLNRDGRPELIIGAAGENNGNGAVFTLPGGTSRPTGTGSRVFTLETLGMAQTDGWLGGKGLLRLLDAGDGTTN
- a CDS encoding FG-GAP-like repeat-containing protein → MRRGSAAVVAAAAVIAGTLLPAAPAAAVHGAVPGDFNGDGYRDLVLPVPGAAVEEYGNAPQAGAVVVLYGSANGVSAKSRRQTITEATPSIPGHPFERDRFGTTTATADLNRDGYADLVVGSPDSIAERQVTVIWGSRNGLAKGTRLPLSSSYEDDNGLDVAALSMGSGSKTKILIGGARWTTVFKGPFTSGGSVGSQVQTRTDNAVGSVALGDFNRSGSPDQVAFGALRPELSGSPIMVNHGGTATWTGPLKNGNGLIAATGDVNGDGYADLVVGDPLEPVTPGIDGETGGRVLVYRGSKNGITHTQIPEVITQETTGVPGTGEKGDTFGAALTVADLNRDGAAEIVIGAPYEAVGTAERTGTVTVIPGRRSGALGTGGYSYHQDTTAIPSSNETGDFFGTTLSAGDLNRDGRPELIIGAAGENNGNGAVFTLPGGTSRPTGTGSRVFTLETLGMAQTDGWLGGKGLLRLL
- a CDS encoding FG-GAP-like repeat-containing protein; this translates as MGRWKAAALVAAGLIAGLLAPAAPATAVHAAAPGDFNGDGYRDAVLPIPGADLGDKHRAGAVVVLYGSSSGVSGSRRQVISQNSPGVPAPVDNSRGFGTSTATADLNRDGYADLVISAPWGGSRAGTVTVMWGSKDGLRKGTLLAAPSYTESYGTDVAALSTGPGAKTQVMVGSDLGTVVFRGPFSSSGSYGSAVQTPHEYGLVGSVALGDFDRDGTPDQVDFGARRTDVTGSDIRLNQTGAPTGTVLEKGNGFIAATGDVNGDGYTDLVVGDPLTPWTPGVDGELGGRVLIWRGSAHGITPDAQPEVISQDTAGVPGTGEKGDTFGAGLAVADLNRDGLADLVVGAPYEAVGEVRRTGMVTVIPGRRSGPLGAGGYTFHQDTPGVPSVNETRDCFGATVSAGDVNRDGRPELFIGAACENHYNGAVFMMPGGSKRPTGTGSRAFTLDSLGMPQWYEGWLGGFGLFWII